A single region of the Egicoccus sp. AB-alg6-2 genome encodes:
- a CDS encoding OsmC family protein, which translates to MTGDDHRQVTLERLETGVYRATNAKGAQLTFGSMDETGFSPVELLLAAIGGCSAVDVDVVTGRRAAPERFEVVVEAEKARDEVGNILRDIRLTFDIAFPEGEDGDRARELLPRAARTSHDRTCTVSRTVEAGTPVTVRVSG; encoded by the coding sequence ATGACCGGCGACGACCACCGGCAGGTGACCCTCGAGCGGCTCGAGACGGGCGTGTACCGGGCGACCAACGCCAAGGGTGCGCAACTGACGTTCGGCAGCATGGACGAGACCGGCTTCTCGCCGGTCGAACTCCTCCTCGCCGCGATCGGCGGCTGCTCCGCGGTCGACGTGGACGTGGTGACCGGCCGCCGCGCCGCCCCCGAACGGTTCGAGGTGGTCGTCGAGGCCGAGAAGGCGCGTGACGAGGTCGGCAACATCCTGCGCGACATCCGGTTGACGTTCGACATCGCCTTTCCCGAGGGCGAAGACGGTGACCGCGCACGCGAACTCCTCCCCCGTGCGGCACGCACCTCGCACGACCGCACCTGCACGGTCAGCCGCACCGTCGAGGCCGGAACGCCCGTCACCGTGCGCGTCTCCGGGTGA
- a CDS encoding response regulator: MIRVVIADDQDLIRGGLRAILDAEHDIEVVAEATDGSAAASAAAVHEADVVLMDIQMPGSDGIDGTREVIGRRPQARVLVITMFDLDEYVFDALRAGASGFLLKTTAPAELAAAVRACHGGELLFAPTVTRRLVEAYVRHPPAPQGLPATLRGLTDRELDVFRALARGRSNAEIAAELHLGEATVKTHVTRILAKLGLRDRVQAVVLAYESGLVARSDSGGFGSA; this comes from the coding sequence GTGATACGTGTGGTGATCGCCGACGACCAGGACCTCATCCGCGGCGGTCTCCGGGCCATCCTCGACGCCGAACACGACATCGAGGTGGTGGCCGAGGCCACCGACGGCAGCGCCGCCGCATCCGCAGCCGCCGTCCACGAAGCCGACGTCGTGCTCATGGACATCCAGATGCCAGGCAGCGATGGCATCGATGGCACCCGCGAGGTCATCGGCCGGCGCCCACAGGCGCGGGTGCTCGTCATCACCATGTTCGACCTCGACGAATACGTCTTCGACGCGCTGCGTGCCGGTGCCAGTGGGTTCCTGCTCAAGACCACGGCACCCGCCGAACTCGCTGCCGCCGTGCGGGCCTGCCACGGCGGGGAACTGCTCTTCGCCCCCACGGTGACCAGGCGACTGGTGGAGGCCTATGTCCGCCACCCACCCGCACCACAGGGGCTGCCGGCCACGCTCCGGGGCCTCACCGACCGCGAACTCGACGTCTTCCGCGCGCTGGCGAGGGGTCGCTCCAACGCCGAGATCGCGGCCGAGCTCCACCTCGGTGAAGCCACCGTCAAGACCCACGTCACCCGCATCCTGGCGAAGCTCGGGCTCCGCGACCGCGTCCAGGCCGTCGTCCTGGCCTACGAGAGCGGCCTGGTCGCCCGCAGCGACTCGGGCGGGTTCGGGTCAGCCTGA
- the mtrA gene encoding MtrAB system response regulator MtrA — MDARILVVEDDASIRELTERGLRNAGFEVLTAATGDEGLARFRADRPDAVVLDVMLPGMDGLEVCKAIRGASAVPVVMLTARSDTLDVVVGLESGADDYVTKPFEMAELVARVRASLRRASGGDRSDDVLKVGDVRIDVAAHTVARGQERIELTPTEFRLLAELARHAGNVLSREQLLELVWGYDYLGDSRLVDATIQRLRAKIEAQPSHPHLIETVRGVGYRAARR; from the coding sequence ATGGACGCGCGAATCCTGGTGGTCGAGGACGATGCCTCGATCCGTGAGCTGACCGAACGCGGGCTGCGCAATGCCGGTTTCGAGGTCCTGACCGCCGCGACCGGCGACGAGGGGCTCGCCCGGTTCCGGGCGGACCGGCCCGACGCCGTCGTGCTCGACGTGATGCTGCCCGGGATGGACGGGCTTGAGGTCTGCAAGGCGATCCGCGGGGCGTCGGCAGTCCCCGTCGTGATGCTCACCGCCCGCTCCGACACGCTCGACGTCGTAGTCGGGCTCGAGTCCGGCGCTGACGACTACGTGACCAAACCCTTCGAAATGGCGGAGCTGGTCGCCCGCGTTCGCGCGTCCCTGCGGCGAGCGAGTGGCGGTGACCGCAGCGACGACGTCCTGAAGGTCGGCGACGTGCGGATCGACGTGGCTGCCCACACCGTCGCCCGGGGCCAGGAGCGGATCGAGCTCACCCCGACCGAGTTCCGGCTGCTCGCCGAACTCGCCCGCCACGCGGGCAACGTCCTCTCACGCGAGCAGCTGCTCGAACTGGTGTGGGGCTACGACTACCTCGGTGACTCCAGGCTGGTGGATGCCACCATTCAGCGTCTACGCGCCAAGATCGAGGCGCAGCCGTCTCACCCGCACCTCATAGAGACGGTCCGCGGCGTCGGCTACCGGGCAGCTCGCCGATGA
- a CDS encoding VOC family protein, with amino-acid sequence MDIRFQVVAFDAAELEPESSFWAAVYGGTVDVDDDWHMVLDADGVPRIGVQLAPDHVPPRWPDGSPPQQVHVDLWVDDFQTAHDEVMGLGARLLQAADDLDAEEGWQVYADPAGHPFCLCWHRTAFRA; translated from the coding sequence GTGGACATCCGCTTTCAGGTCGTCGCGTTCGACGCGGCGGAACTCGAGCCCGAGAGCTCGTTCTGGGCCGCCGTCTACGGCGGGACCGTGGACGTGGACGACGACTGGCACATGGTGCTGGACGCGGACGGCGTGCCGCGCATCGGTGTGCAACTCGCGCCCGACCACGTCCCGCCGCGCTGGCCCGACGGGTCGCCACCGCAGCAGGTCCACGTCGACCTGTGGGTCGACGACTTCCAGACGGCACACGACGAGGTGATGGGGCTGGGAGCGCGGTTGCTGCAGGCGGCCGACGACCTCGACGCCGAGGAGGGCTGGCAGGTCTACGCCGACCCGGCCGGCCACCCGTTCTGCCTCTGCTGGCACCGTACGGCATTCCGCGCCTGA
- a CDS encoding SAM-dependent methyltransferase — protein MTTAYLAAEDFEAELDEELRLAGVAVNEMHGRLRISESPPVHAAWAANTWWDAERIEIRSIGHAARELRQRQRNWTVYAPTLRGRAELIADKLPHVSARPLELGEVAPDAPLGSWTLLNRDLVLAAADCAVPFPNGVPQFVEDRRGPPSRAYLKLWETFARLRRQPAPGDRCLDLGAAPGGWTWLLARTGADVVAVDKAPLADDVTALPNVTWSQGSAFALEPTAFGPLDWWCSDIIAYPDRLLELVTRWLDAGGVRNLVCTVKFQGATDHAVAAQFAALPNAQLFHLDQNKHELTCAILDVDDASSRR, from the coding sequence GTGACGACGGCCTATCTCGCCGCCGAGGACTTCGAGGCAGAACTCGACGAGGAGCTCCGCCTCGCGGGCGTCGCCGTGAACGAGATGCACGGCCGGCTGCGGATCAGCGAGAGCCCGCCGGTGCACGCCGCATGGGCGGCCAACACCTGGTGGGACGCCGAGCGGATCGAGATCCGTTCCATCGGACATGCGGCCCGCGAGTTGCGTCAACGGCAACGCAACTGGACCGTGTACGCGCCGACGCTCCGGGGACGTGCCGAGCTGATCGCCGACAAGCTCCCCCATGTCTCGGCCCGGCCTCTCGAGCTCGGTGAGGTGGCGCCCGACGCACCGCTCGGCTCATGGACGCTGTTGAACCGCGACCTCGTCCTGGCGGCGGCCGACTGCGCCGTGCCGTTTCCCAACGGCGTCCCGCAGTTCGTGGAGGACCGGCGCGGACCACCGAGTCGCGCCTACCTGAAGCTGTGGGAGACCTTCGCGCGGCTGCGGCGCCAGCCCGCACCGGGTGACCGCTGCCTCGACCTCGGTGCCGCGCCCGGCGGCTGGACCTGGTTGCTGGCACGGACCGGCGCGGACGTCGTTGCCGTGGACAAGGCACCGCTCGCGGACGACGTCACCGCGCTACCGAACGTGACCTGGTCGCAGGGCTCGGCGTTCGCGCTGGAGCCGACCGCGTTCGGACCGCTCGACTGGTGGTGCAGCGACATCATCGCCTACCCGGACCGGCTGCTCGAGCTGGTGACGCGCTGGCTCGACGCCGGCGGGGTGCGCAACCTCGTCTGCACGGTGAAGTTCCAGGGCGCGACCGACCACGCCGTGGCGGCACAGTTCGCTGCACTACCGAACGCCCAGCTGTTCCACCTCGACCAGAACAAGCACGAGTTGACCTGTGCCATCCTCGACGTCGACGACGCGTCGAGCCGGCGCTGA
- a CDS encoding sensor histidine kinase, translated as MNLPLGRDEAVLALACGVWAGYFLAMEVPGSVPAAALVAAGASAYRRRPVLAALALAALSIALQGIVGLSGENPGLLAAWFVAVYGLGRHTVPGRAIAPLTALVVAVAVADPTAPTILFGCVLLGSVWSFGAAVRRRTEAAHRAALAADQLAQVDPAARAAQAVAEERARLAGETLAVVRAAVVTMQAHAEAAAAALDPAHLEAIQVEGRRATSELRRLLGLLRSAPDSGAPAPRPTARPAWLGLLLAAVGLMALCQLEIVVTPDAVAPLSASTVGLSLLLSATVGLRRPDPGLACTAATMAPTLALVAGLTLPYGLWTGVAAGLLGWSVGTRGHLRDRAALGLFAGVLVFDVQRHHPGNEAMMLVVIALAVVAGHLWALRGHDERSATDQAAALRAEHEAATERAVRAERLRVAHELHDVTSHAVGVMVLQAGGAAAMREQDPDAAGVAVANVRAAGTQALSELELLFGLLDAGAIGPSGLAATNAPAGLRQQVEALVTRMQAAGLRVTLSCEGALPEQAGVAATAYRVVQEALTNVVRHAPRARAAVELTARAGVLQVTVRNDGAPRPPTTAEGPGFGLVGLEERVRADGGELIAAPDAAGGFVVQARLPLAAPPDRPAPADPAEARS; from the coding sequence ATGAACCTGCCCTTGGGACGTGACGAGGCCGTGTTGGCGCTGGCCTGCGGCGTCTGGGCCGGCTACTTCCTCGCGATGGAGGTTCCCGGATCGGTCCCCGCCGCGGCGTTGGTCGCCGCCGGCGCGTCGGCCTACCGGCGGCGACCGGTGCTCGCAGCGTTGGCACTGGCCGCCCTATCCATCGCGCTCCAGGGAATCGTGGGCCTGTCGGGTGAGAATCCCGGATTGCTGGCCGCCTGGTTCGTCGCGGTGTACGGCCTCGGCCGCCACACCGTGCCGGGACGCGCCATCGCCCCGCTGACAGCGCTCGTCGTCGCGGTCGCGGTCGCCGATCCCACCGCGCCGACGATCCTGTTCGGCTGCGTCCTGCTCGGCTCGGTGTGGTCGTTCGGGGCGGCCGTCCGCCGGCGGACGGAGGCGGCCCACCGGGCGGCGCTCGCGGCCGACCAGCTGGCGCAGGTCGATCCCGCCGCGCGGGCGGCACAGGCCGTGGCGGAAGAGCGGGCGCGGCTGGCCGGGGAGACGCTGGCCGTCGTTCGTGCGGCCGTCGTGACGATGCAGGCGCACGCGGAGGCCGCGGCCGCCGCACTCGACCCGGCCCACCTCGAGGCGATCCAGGTCGAGGGTCGCAGGGCGACGAGTGAACTGCGCCGACTGCTCGGCCTGCTGCGATCGGCACCCGATTCCGGCGCCCCGGCACCACGGCCGACTGCGCGGCCGGCGTGGCTGGGACTCCTTCTCGCGGCGGTCGGGCTGATGGCGCTGTGTCAGCTCGAGATCGTCGTCACCCCCGATGCGGTCGCCCCGCTCTCGGCGAGCACGGTCGGGCTGTCGTTGCTGCTGAGTGCGACGGTCGGACTGCGGCGACCCGACCCCGGGTTGGCCTGTACCGCGGCGACCATGGCGCCGACGCTGGCGCTGGTGGCGGGGCTGACACTGCCCTACGGGCTGTGGACCGGGGTGGCCGCCGGTCTCCTGGGCTGGTCTGTCGGCACCCGGGGGCACCTGCGCGATCGGGCCGCTCTCGGACTGTTCGCGGGCGTGCTCGTCTTCGACGTGCAGCGGCACCACCCGGGGAACGAGGCGATGATGTTGGTGGTGATCGCACTCGCCGTGGTCGCCGGCCACCTGTGGGCGCTGCGTGGCCACGACGAACGATCCGCCACCGACCAGGCCGCAGCACTACGCGCGGAGCACGAGGCCGCGACCGAGCGTGCCGTCCGCGCCGAACGGCTCCGGGTGGCCCACGAACTGCACGACGTCACCAGCCATGCCGTCGGGGTGATGGTCCTCCAGGCCGGCGGGGCGGCCGCGATGCGCGAGCAGGATCCCGATGCGGCCGGCGTCGCGGTCGCGAACGTGCGCGCCGCCGGGACGCAGGCACTGTCGGAACTCGAGCTGCTGTTCGGACTGCTCGACGCCGGCGCCATCGGACCGTCCGGGTTGGCGGCGACGAACGCACCGGCAGGGCTGCGGCAGCAGGTCGAGGCCCTGGTGACGCGCATGCAGGCCGCCGGGCTCCGGGTCACGCTCAGCTGTGAGGGAGCGTTGCCCGAGCAGGCGGGCGTGGCAGCCACGGCGTACCGCGTGGTGCAGGAGGCGTTGACCAACGTGGTCCGTCACGCCCCGCGTGCCCGTGCAGCGGTGGAACTGACGGCGCGAGCGGGTGTGCTGCAGGTGACCGTGCGCAACGACGGCGCGCCGCGGCCACCGACGACGGCGGAGGGACCAGGGTTCGGGCTGGTCGGACTGGAGGAACGCGTGCGGGCCGACGGGGGTGAGCTGATCGCGGCTCCCGACGCCGCAGGGGGCTTCGTGGTCCAGGCACGCCTGCCGTTGGCAGCGCCGCCGGACCGCCCGGCACCGGCCGATCCGGCGGAGGCCCGCTCGTGA
- a CDS encoding VOC family protein, with product MTVRLNPYINFRDRTREAMTFYQQVFGGELTMDTFESFGVSDDPAEANKIMHSQLEAEGGLVLMAADLPASMEMSDGSQISLSLSGDDEPTLRGYYDALADGGTVVEPLAKAPWGDYFGMCIDRFGMHWMVNIADASS from the coding sequence GTGACCGTTCGACTCAACCCCTACATCAACTTCCGTGACCGCACCCGCGAGGCGATGACCTTCTACCAGCAGGTCTTCGGCGGCGAACTGACGATGGACACCTTCGAATCCTTCGGGGTCAGCGACGACCCCGCGGAAGCGAACAAGATCATGCACAGCCAACTGGAGGCCGAAGGTGGTCTGGTGCTGATGGCAGCGGACCTGCCCGCTTCGATGGAGATGTCCGACGGCTCGCAGATCTCACTGTCGCTGAGCGGAGACGACGAGCCGACGTTGCGTGGCTACTACGACGCCCTGGCCGACGGAGGAACGGTGGTCGAGCCGCTGGCGAAGGCGCCGTGGGGCGACTACTTCGGCATGTGCATCGACCGGTTCGGCATGCACTGGATGGTCAACATCGCCGACGCTTCCTCCTGA
- a CDS encoding VOC family protein, which produces MVARVSHTTLNGLDAYELSEWWKRVLDYTDVPGDPNAPGHEECMIVDRRTGHRLLFIEVEELQDPVGRIHLDLAPTDVTRDEEIERVLDLGAREVADRRRPDGSGWMVLEDPAGNQFCIVRSDAEREGR; this is translated from the coding sequence ATGGTGGCACGCGTCTCGCACACGACGTTGAACGGTCTCGACGCCTACGAGCTGTCGGAGTGGTGGAAGCGCGTCCTCGACTACACCGACGTGCCCGGTGATCCGAACGCGCCAGGTCACGAGGAGTGCATGATCGTGGACCGTCGAACGGGACACCGCCTGCTCTTCATCGAGGTCGAGGAGCTGCAGGATCCGGTCGGCCGGATCCATCTCGACCTCGCGCCGACGGATGTGACCCGGGACGAGGAGATCGAGCGGGTGCTCGACCTGGGCGCGCGAGAGGTCGCCGACCGACGACGGCCGGACGGCTCGGGCTGGATGGTGCTCGAGGATCCGGCGGGGAACCAGTTCTGCATCGTTCGCAGCGACGCGGAGCGCGAGGGCCGCTAG
- a CDS encoding trans-aconitate 2-methyltransferase, producing MTATAPPDADRLQAFVDRFAADQAATMHAATIVVGDRLGLYRALGELGPCIPSQLAAVSGCHPRLVQEWLGAQVASAYCEYDSASGHYWLTPEQRACLADPANPIHLVGGAIAASSTHHDVDLVVRAFAGDGGIGWDEHHSDLHVGTQRFFAPVYRGNLVQRWIPALDGVHDRLTAGGKVADVGCGHGAALILLAEAYPASTFAGFDYHPASIDAARKAAAEAGVSDRVTFEVAGADDFAGDGYDLICVFNALHEWGDPVRGARHIREALASDGTWMFTEPRTDDELIESVRARTFYSVSTFVCTPSALSQEGKLALGAQAGEAALARVAEAAGYTRFWRATETPAFMVLAARP from the coding sequence ATGACGGCCACCGCACCCCCCGACGCCGACCGGCTGCAGGCATTCGTCGACCGCTTCGCCGCTGACCAGGCGGCAACGATGCACGCGGCGACGATCGTCGTCGGTGATCGGCTCGGGCTGTACCGCGCGCTCGGCGAGCTCGGGCCATGTATCCCCTCGCAGCTGGCGGCGGTGTCTGGCTGCCATCCGCGCCTGGTGCAGGAGTGGCTCGGCGCCCAGGTCGCCAGTGCCTACTGCGAATACGATTCGGCCTCGGGACACTACTGGCTGACGCCGGAGCAGCGCGCCTGCCTCGCGGACCCGGCCAACCCGATCCACCTCGTCGGCGGAGCGATCGCGGCGAGTTCGACCCACCACGACGTGGACCTGGTCGTGCGGGCGTTCGCTGGTGACGGTGGCATCGGGTGGGACGAACACCACTCGGACCTGCACGTCGGTACCCAGCGCTTCTTCGCGCCGGTCTACCGCGGCAACCTGGTCCAACGCTGGATCCCCGCACTCGACGGCGTCCACGACCGGCTCACCGCTGGTGGCAAGGTCGCGGATGTCGGCTGTGGGCACGGGGCCGCGCTCATCCTGTTGGCCGAGGCGTACCCGGCCTCGACCTTCGCCGGGTTCGACTACCACCCGGCCTCCATCGACGCCGCCAGGAAGGCGGCCGCCGAGGCGGGCGTCAGCGACCGGGTGACCTTCGAGGTGGCCGGTGCCGACGACTTCGCCGGGGACGGCTACGACCTCATCTGCGTCTTCAACGCGCTGCACGAGTGGGGGGACCCGGTCCGGGGTGCGCGGCACATCCGTGAGGCGCTCGCCTCCGACGGTACGTGGATGTTCACCGAGCCGCGCACCGACGACGAGTTGATCGAGAGCGTGCGCGCCAGGACGTTCTACTCCGTGTCCACCTTCGTCTGCACGCCGAGTGCGCTGTCCCAGGAAGGGAAGCTCGCCCTGGGTGCCCAAGCCGGCGAGGCCGCGCTCGCGCGTGTCGCGGAAGCGGCGGGTTACACCCGCTTCTGGCGCGCGACCGAGACCCCGGCGTTCATGGTGCTCGCCGCCCGCCCGTGA
- a CDS encoding glucose 1-dehydrogenase: MTRLDGTVALLTGGARGMGAGEVRRLVQEGAKVVIGDVLDEEGEALAAELGDATRFVHLDVRDSASWAAALKATHEAFGPVTLLVNNAGILTQAPVDATDEADLRRIYDVNLVGPFLGMQAVVSDMKAAGKGVIINVASAAAMVPMPMLAAYASSKWGLRGLTKCAAIDLGRYGIRVNAVHPGAVRTPMTAGVPEEMFEIYAVPRIGEPEDIGAIVAFLASDEASFITGGDFVVDGGMVLGPLPQAG, encoded by the coding sequence ATGACGAGGTTGGATGGAACGGTCGCCCTGCTCACGGGCGGGGCCCGCGGCATGGGCGCGGGCGAGGTGCGGCGCCTGGTGCAGGAGGGCGCGAAGGTCGTCATCGGCGACGTCCTCGACGAGGAGGGCGAGGCACTGGCCGCCGAACTCGGCGACGCGACCCGATTCGTGCACCTCGATGTCCGTGACTCGGCCTCGTGGGCCGCGGCGCTCAAGGCGACCCACGAGGCGTTCGGGCCCGTGACCCTGCTGGTCAACAACGCCGGCATCCTCACGCAGGCGCCGGTGGACGCCACCGACGAGGCGGACCTCCGACGCATCTACGACGTCAACCTGGTCGGTCCCTTCCTGGGCATGCAGGCCGTGGTGTCCGACATGAAGGCGGCCGGCAAGGGCGTGATCATCAACGTCGCATCGGCAGCCGCGATGGTTCCCATGCCGATGCTCGCCGCCTATGCCTCGAGCAAGTGGGGCCTGCGCGGCCTGACCAAGTGCGCGGCGATCGATCTCGGTCGCTACGGCATCCGCGTGAACGCCGTGCACCCAGGAGCCGTCCGGACCCCCATGACCGCGGGTGTGCCCGAGGAGATGTTCGAGATCTACGCCGTCCCGCGCATCGGTGAACCCGAGGACATCGGCGCCATCGTGGCGTTCCTCGCCAGCGACGAGGCGTCGTTCATCACCGGCGGCGACTTCGTCGTCGACGGTGGGATGGTACTCGGCCCGTTGCCGCAGGCCGGCTGA
- a CDS encoding response regulator transcription factor produces the protein MAWTQATASWLEKLPAAVLFTGICRVHRSQVLQATGGWDEAELEAAKVCEDLEHIHVASAAEAHYQAGELRRLRGDLAGAELAYEEARARGRDPHPGLALLQLARGEVEVAVAAITTAVASVEDPLARVRLRAAQVEIALAAGDRDVADAACAEIADLAGRYRSGGFVALQQMIHAACLLANGRPEEALPSVRSASRSWRRLGMPYEAARTGVLAAHACAALGDLDGAQRELEMAGAVFARLGAAGDAATVANLRTSMRTPAPAPDGLTARELEVLAEVASGRTNRDIARRLYISEKTVARHLSNIFVKLDCSSRTAAAAYAYERGLTPRADG, from the coding sequence GTGGCGTGGACACAGGCAACGGCGAGCTGGCTGGAGAAACTGCCGGCGGCCGTGCTGTTCACGGGTATCTGCCGGGTCCACCGGTCCCAGGTGTTGCAGGCGACCGGTGGTTGGGACGAGGCCGAGCTCGAGGCGGCCAAGGTCTGCGAGGACCTCGAGCACATCCACGTGGCCAGTGCCGCTGAAGCGCACTACCAGGCGGGCGAATTGCGGCGATTGCGAGGTGATCTCGCCGGTGCCGAGCTGGCGTACGAGGAAGCTCGTGCACGTGGCCGGGATCCCCATCCCGGTCTCGCGCTGCTGCAGCTGGCACGGGGCGAGGTCGAGGTCGCGGTCGCGGCCATCACGACCGCGGTCGCCAGCGTCGAGGATCCGTTGGCGCGGGTGCGTCTGCGCGCCGCACAGGTCGAGATCGCGCTCGCGGCCGGGGACCGTGACGTCGCCGACGCAGCGTGCGCCGAGATCGCCGACCTCGCCGGCCGCTACCGCAGCGGCGGCTTCGTCGCCCTCCAACAGATGATCCACGCCGCCTGCCTGCTCGCCAACGGGCGCCCGGAGGAGGCGTTGCCGTCCGTGCGCTCCGCCTCCCGCTCCTGGCGCCGGCTCGGAATGCCCTACGAGGCCGCCCGCACCGGCGTGCTCGCGGCCCACGCATGCGCGGCCCTCGGCGACCTCGATGGTGCGCAGCGCGAACTGGAGATGGCAGGGGCCGTCTTCGCACGTCTCGGTGCCGCCGGCGACGCCGCGACGGTTGCCAACCTGCGGACCAGCATGCGCACCCCGGCCCCGGCGCCCGACGGACTCACCGCACGTGAACTGGAGGTGTTGGCGGAGGTCGCATCCGGCCGTACCAACCGAGACATCGCCCGGCGGCTGTACATCAGCGAGAAGACGGTGGCGCGCCACCTGTCCAACATCTTCGTGAAGCTCGACTGCTCCTCACGGACCGCCGCAGCGGCCTACGCCTACGAGCGCGGCCTCACGCCGCGTGCAGATGGGTAG